In Planctomycetaceae bacterium, a single genomic region encodes these proteins:
- a CDS encoding helix-turn-helix domain-containing protein, which translates to MKTRRRRNLVDAILANSASAVCVLDADRRVRFFSPGMQQQTQWPPEKVEGLVCELAVAPDAKPIDLLTSAIAPPAAVLQGHIHFADAILPLAGRGTIQTRICHLPVEDEEGVVSRVIVFSSVQPADSADTITSRQLSQSLHAEITALRLDFRNRFGITSVLGRDPAMQRAIEQAHLLKDADCGFTIIGPPGSGRRHLAKTIHVAGRHMEDAIVPLHCRLLSSEQLFTALRQLGKRRTADAGAAHHPVGTVLFVDADRMPREVQHWLLENLHTEAASIRLAATSEVPLLQPEQEGWILPEFRQLLSTVEIVLPSLHARGSDVLLLAQHFVENCHRLHNTSAESISETAAAELTAYRWPGNVRELKQVIYEACQTCFGERLEVSDLPFTFRVGMEAQRHPPAAPVAARSLEEILIRFESEVLQRTLEICNGNKAEAARRLGLTRPKLYRRLRTLGLESDEP; encoded by the coding sequence GTGAAAACTCGTCGCCGCAGAAATCTGGTTGATGCGATTCTGGCAAACTCCGCGTCAGCGGTGTGCGTGCTGGATGCGGACCGTCGCGTGCGGTTCTTCAGCCCCGGAATGCAGCAGCAGACGCAATGGCCGCCGGAGAAAGTCGAAGGGTTGGTCTGTGAACTCGCCGTTGCCCCGGACGCGAAGCCGATCGATCTGCTGACATCGGCGATCGCTCCGCCCGCCGCTGTTCTGCAGGGACACATTCACTTCGCCGACGCCATACTTCCGCTGGCGGGCCGCGGCACGATTCAGACTCGCATCTGCCACCTTCCCGTAGAAGACGAAGAGGGCGTTGTCAGCCGAGTCATCGTCTTTAGTAGTGTGCAGCCGGCCGATTCCGCAGACACGATCACGTCCCGGCAGCTCAGCCAGTCGCTGCACGCGGAGATCACCGCACTGCGTCTCGACTTCCGAAACCGATTCGGGATAACTTCTGTTCTCGGCCGCGATCCGGCAATGCAGCGAGCCATCGAACAGGCTCACCTGCTGAAGGACGCCGACTGCGGATTCACGATTATCGGTCCACCGGGCAGTGGTCGCCGACACCTGGCAAAGACGATTCATGTGGCGGGCCGGCATATGGAAGATGCCATCGTACCCCTGCATTGCCGGCTGCTTTCGTCCGAGCAGTTGTTTACCGCGCTGCGACAACTTGGCAAACGCCGCACCGCGGATGCCGGTGCGGCTCACCATCCGGTCGGCACGGTGCTGTTCGTTGATGCCGATCGGATGCCGCGAGAAGTCCAGCACTGGCTGCTGGAGAATCTTCACACGGAAGCCGCGTCGATTCGGCTGGCCGCGACCTCCGAAGTTCCGCTGTTGCAGCCGGAGCAGGAAGGCTGGATTCTTCCCGAGTTCCGGCAACTGCTGTCCACGGTGGAGATCGTCCTGCCTTCGCTGCACGCGCGCGGGTCGGACGTGCTGCTGCTGGCTCAGCATTTCGTCGAGAATTGCCACAGACTGCACAACACGTCGGCCGAATCGATCAGCGAAACGGCCGCTGCCGAACTGACCGCCTACCGCTGGCCCGGCAACGTCAGGGAACTCAAACAGGTCATCTATGAGGCGTGCCAGACCTGTTTCGGAGAACGACTGGAAGTCTCGGATCTGCCGTTCACATTTCGCGTCGGCATGGAAGCTCAGCGACACCCGCCCGCTGCGCCCGTGGCTGCCCGATCGCTGGAAGAAATCCTGATTCGCTTCGAATCGGAAGTCCTGCAGCGCACGCTGGAGATCTGCAACGGCAACAAAGCCGAAGCCGCTCGCCGGCTGGGACTGACTCGCCCGAAACTTTATCGGCGGTTAAGAACGCTGGGCCTTGAGTCGGATGAGCCCTGA
- a CDS encoding glutamine amidotransferase, producing the protein MNFSVDPIWPWPVLLLAVAAMFATVAVGYPRRVRQLSKPWQRTLLFLRLAIALLLMLWMLRPTFAVDRQDKSSAVLYVLADISRSMETPDGPGGVTRLEAMRELLQKAEPLLERLSDQVEIRTRVFADEMSAAANLPDKVEGRSTAIGWTLQALADESRSDRVAGILMLADGKQTSTGRQDINPVQPAKILGRQHSPIYGVVFGSGEITGNSLDVAVSELDVSRDVFVRNVVPLRVRLKSLGIAGREVTVRVLIEDSLVQQDGTSGTMQPIPRDQQNRTLLVHTAKTQADDTVLDLQFVPQHDGELKLRVEAVPLSDEVRKTNNAVETIIRVRQGGIRVAYFDTIRPEQHWLNRIAVSSRIQLDFQPIRKGRFADRNQFDDEWFKPGNYDAFIIGDVPAAIFGPERLAAIRRCCDAGAGLMMTGGYDNFGAGGYHRTPLANLLPVAMTDADEQLNDPIQMLPTALGRTSSMLQIASPEMNRQRWEQLPPLSGATLLLPKQASLAQVLAESPQGIPLLIGQNVGGSRVLAFAGDTTWQWYVHEDWGAEAYQRFWRQVIFWITKKDDDSNSPVWVNVEPRDLMPGRSAQLMFGARNADGLPLTDAVYDVSVVLPDGSREQLPARSVNGQGEADFESTTLPGDYWAYVTASVGGQPVGSRAATRFLVNERDPELDNPAANPGLMRELAHSSGGDFLTPDALLERLQQWADNGLPSLALTRSQRISLWDNWYTLLLFVLLLTAEWAIRKKRGLV; encoded by the coding sequence ATGAATTTTTCCGTCGACCCGATCTGGCCGTGGCCTGTCTTACTGCTGGCTGTCGCCGCGATGTTTGCCACAGTCGCTGTCGGGTATCCGCGCCGAGTGCGGCAGCTTTCGAAGCCCTGGCAAAGGACGCTGCTGTTTCTGCGGCTGGCGATCGCTTTGCTGCTCATGCTGTGGATGCTGCGGCCCACGTTCGCCGTTGACCGTCAGGACAAGTCCAGCGCGGTGCTGTACGTGCTGGCGGATATCAGCCGCAGCATGGAAACGCCCGATGGCCCCGGCGGAGTCACGCGTCTGGAAGCCATGCGGGAACTATTGCAGAAAGCCGAACCGCTGCTGGAACGGCTGTCGGACCAGGTCGAAATCCGAACACGAGTCTTTGCGGACGAAATGTCGGCCGCCGCGAATTTGCCGGACAAAGTCGAAGGACGATCCACGGCCATCGGCTGGACATTGCAGGCTCTGGCCGACGAGTCCCGATCGGACCGCGTAGCGGGAATTCTGATGCTGGCGGACGGCAAACAGACGTCGACCGGTCGGCAGGATATTAATCCGGTTCAGCCGGCGAAGATTCTCGGCCGGCAGCATAGTCCGATTTACGGCGTGGTATTCGGCAGCGGCGAGATCACCGGCAACTCGCTGGATGTCGCTGTCAGCGAACTGGATGTCAGTCGCGACGTCTTCGTCCGCAACGTTGTGCCGCTGCGGGTGAGGCTGAAGTCACTGGGAATCGCCGGCCGCGAAGTCACTGTCCGGGTGCTGATCGAAGACAGTCTGGTGCAGCAGGACGGAACTTCCGGCACGATGCAGCCGATTCCCCGCGATCAGCAGAATCGCACGCTGCTGGTTCATACAGCGAAGACGCAGGCCGACGATACCGTCCTGGATCTGCAGTTCGTACCGCAGCACGACGGAGAACTGAAGCTGCGGGTGGAAGCCGTTCCGCTCAGCGATGAAGTTCGCAAGACGAACAACGCCGTTGAAACGATCATCCGCGTTCGCCAGGGCGGGATTCGCGTCGCATATTTCGACACGATCCGGCCGGAACAGCACTGGCTGAACCGAATTGCCGTCAGCAGCCGCATTCAGTTGGATTTCCAGCCCATTCGCAAGGGACGATTCGCCGATCGCAATCAGTTCGATGACGAGTGGTTCAAACCCGGAAACTACGACGCGTTCATCATCGGCGATGTTCCGGCAGCGATCTTCGGTCCCGAACGACTCGCAGCAATCCGTCGGTGTTGCGACGCGGGCGCCGGACTGATGATGACCGGCGGATACGACAACTTCGGAGCCGGAGGATATCACCGGACTCCGCTGGCCAACCTGCTTCCCGTCGCCATGACAGATGCGGACGAACAACTGAACGACCCGATCCAGATGCTCCCCACGGCGCTGGGCCGCACAAGTTCGATGCTGCAGATCGCGTCACCGGAAATGAATCGGCAGCGCTGGGAACAACTGCCGCCGCTAAGCGGAGCCACTCTGCTGCTCCCGAAGCAGGCGTCATTAGCGCAGGTTCTGGCAGAATCTCCTCAGGGAATTCCGCTGCTGATCGGACAAAACGTCGGAGGTTCGCGGGTTCTGGCGTTCGCCGGCGACACCACCTGGCAATGGTACGTTCACGAAGACTGGGGAGCGGAAGCGTATCAGCGATTCTGGCGGCAGGTCATTTTCTGGATCACAAAGAAGGACGACGACAGCAACTCACCCGTGTGGGTCAACGTCGAACCGCGCGACCTGATGCCCGGACGGAGTGCTCAACTGATGTTCGGAGCCCGCAATGCCGACGGATTGCCGCTGACGGACGCAGTGTACGACGTCAGCGTCGTGCTGCCGGACGGCAGCAGAGAACAGTTGCCCGCGCGCAGTGTGAATGGTCAGGGCGAAGCCGACTTTGAAAGCACCACACTGCCCGGAGACTACTGGGCCTACGTTACCGCGTCCGTCGGCGGCCAGCCGGTGGGTTCGCGCGCCGCGACACGGTTTCTGGTCAACGAACGCGATCCGGAACTCGACAATCCGGCCGCAAATCCCGGTCTGATGAGAGAACTCGCGCACAGCAGCGGCGGCGATTTCCTGACCCCCGACGCACTGCTGGAACGCCTGCAGCAGTGGGCGGACAACGGACTTCCCAGTCTGGCGTTAACACGCTCCCAGCGCATCAGCCTGTGGGACAACTGGTACACGCTGCTGCTGTTCGTGCTGCTTCTGACCGCCGAATGGGCTATTCGAAAGAAGCGGGGACTTGTGTGA